A single window of Drosophila suzukii chromosome 3, CBGP_Dsuzu_IsoJpt1.0, whole genome shotgun sequence DNA harbors:
- the LOC139353163 gene encoding uncharacterized protein yields MSNKECLIFQLIAILFLVAEITSKFEFTNVMCTSLDKEFGDFEHCYLKSVNRSYKYVSVKYNLLKSPVTKIKVNLAMFKRFNGYRPFMYNVTVDACRFLKNRKSSPVINFWFNVIENYTNFNHLCPFNHDISLEKLPVETVNFQVTDVLPFPEGDYLIETNWIAYDIKRAELKFYGTIS; encoded by the exons ATGTCAAACAAAGAGTGCTTAATTTTTCAGCTAATTGCTATTCTATTTTTAGTCGCTGAG ATAACTTCTAAATTCGAATTCACCAACGTCATGTGTACAAGTTTGGATAAGGAGTTTGGGGATTTCGAGCACTGTTATCTGAAGTCGGTTAATCGAAGCTATAAATATGTTTCAGTCAAGTACAACCTGCTTAAGTCGCCAGTGACTAAAATAAAG GTGAATTTGGCAATGTTTAAACGATTTAATGGCTACAGACCATTTATGTACAATGTCACTGTGGATGCTTGCAGATTTCTAAAAAACCGAAAATCGAGTCCCGTTATCAACTTTTGGTTTAACGTTATTGAAAACTACACGAATTTTAATCACCTTTGTCCTTTTAAT catGATATATCATTAGAAAAGCTTCCAGTCGAAACTGTGAACTTTCAAGTCACAGATGTGCTGCCCTTTCCCGAAGGAGATTATCTTATCGAGACCAATTGGATTGCTTATGATATAAAAAGGGCTGAGCTCAAATTTTACGGCACTATTTCTTAA